In Candidatus Poribacteria bacterium, a single window of DNA contains:
- a CDS encoding ribbon-helix-helix domain-containing protein → MSEYEGKHGRKRHRERRRKHKREKGERKRDNVVMVRVDEENLNRIDELVETGQFNSRSEATAFLISEGIKAKQQMFEQMADKISQIQNLRTELEAMIAENTKASESIGQNGESR, encoded by the coding sequence ATGTCAGAATATGAAGGAAAACACGGGAGAAAAAGACACCGTGAAAGAAGAAGAAAACATAAGCGCGAAAAGGGAGAACGAAAAAGAGATAATGTCGTAATGGTCAGGGTCGATGAGGAGAATCTGAATCGGATTGACGAGCTTGTGGAGACCGGACAATTTAACAGTCGTTCTGAAGCGACGGCGTTTCTGATCAGTGAGGGCATCAAAGCCAAACAGCAGATGTTCGAGCAGATGGCAGATAAAATTTCTCAGATTCAAAATTTAAGAACTGAGCTGGAGGCAATGATTGCCGAAAATACAAAAGCGTCCGAATCTATCGGGCAGAATGGAGAAAGTCGATGA
- a CDS encoding alkaline phosphatase family protein — MASTERSFKRLVFILIDGAPYTVFRGLLENGDLPNIKKHVVDRGSLNKAVSVFPSTTGPAFLPFFMGLYPGTANIPGIRWLSKSDFHFPHRFKRPGICSYMGIDGLRFEADLPIGYPSLFNFFSPVSNIYNLLTRGCPPSKNLTRRIKSFVYTYAHFSHRWRFVNKIATHHLHKAVEAGDKFVMCLFPAVDTFSHLTEIQSPQVLQTYREIDTAIGKLVHLLQKANTLEETLILITSDHGMTDTHTHIDVPQHLDGGGWRCLHYPKVWRQGAVSASMVSGNGMTHLYFKNNSDGKGWGTRTPFEKLQQMGVVGSLIELEGLGLVAGQSETGNIIVQSRSGQGRISCHLQNKTCENPQRAAITSKSADALRFSYRFTGTDPLGYGIHYKNLSSRDALHETYDTPYPDGIVQLWQIFKSQRTGDLVLSAESGYDLRARYEVPEHHATHGALIAEHLNIPLATNYPIVEPYIRSVDVFPTVLSLCGHTIAEQYIDGRVVK; from the coding sequence ATGGCATCAACCGAACGTTCCTTCAAACGCTTGGTTTTTATTTTAATTGATGGAGCACCCTACACAGTGTTTAGAGGGTTACTTGAAAACGGTGACCTCCCGAATATCAAGAAACACGTCGTGGACCGCGGCAGTTTGAACAAGGCGGTCTCCGTCTTTCCTTCAACAACAGGTCCCGCCTTTCTCCCCTTTTTTATGGGGTTGTATCCCGGCACAGCGAATATTCCGGGTATCCGGTGGTTGTCTAAATCGGATTTTCATTTCCCACACCGTTTCAAACGTCCCGGCATCTGCAGTTATATGGGAATCGACGGGCTCCGTTTTGAAGCCGATTTACCGATAGGCTATCCGTCACTCTTCAATTTCTTCTCACCTGTAAGTAATATTTACAACCTCCTCACTCGCGGGTGTCCGCCTTCTAAAAACCTGACGCGTCGGATTAAATCGTTCGTCTATACCTATGCCCACTTCTCGCATCGGTGGCGATTCGTTAACAAGATCGCTACGCATCACCTACATAAAGCCGTCGAAGCGGGTGACAAGTTTGTGATGTGCCTCTTTCCTGCAGTCGATACCTTTTCACACCTCACAGAGATACAATCTCCACAGGTCCTTCAGACTTACCGAGAAATAGATACGGCGATCGGCAAACTTGTTCATCTTTTGCAAAAGGCGAACACACTTGAGGAAACGCTCATCTTGATTACCAGTGATCACGGAATGACCGACACACATACGCACATTGATGTCCCTCAGCATTTAGATGGCGGCGGCTGGCGATGCCTGCATTATCCAAAGGTTTGGCGACAAGGTGCCGTCTCTGCGAGTATGGTATCCGGGAACGGAATGACACACCTCTACTTCAAAAACAACTCGGACGGAAAGGGATGGGGAACACGTACGCCTTTCGAGAAACTTCAGCAAATGGGTGTCGTTGGTTCACTGATTGAACTGGAGGGATTGGGACTCGTTGCAGGGCAGAGCGAAACGGGGAACATCATTGTTCAAAGCCGAAGCGGACAAGGGAGAATTTCTTGTCACTTGCAAAACAAAACTTGCGAAAATCCACAGCGCGCGGCTATAACTTCTAAATCCGCAGACGCGCTACGCTTCTCCTATCGGTTTACTGGCACAGACCCACTCGGATACGGCATCCACTACAAGAATCTGTCTTCGCGGGACGCGCTACATGAAACATACGACACTCCCTATCCAGATGGAATTGTTCAGTTATGGCAGATATTCAAGAGCCAACGCACCGGAGATTTGGTCCTCAGTGCCGAGAGCGGTTACGACCTACGCGCCCGCTATGAAGTCCCAGAGCATCACGCGACGCACGGTGCCTTAATAGCGGAACACTTAAACATTCCACTTGCCACGAATTATCCAATCGTCGAACCGTACATCCGTTCTGTCGATGTCTTTCCGACAGTGTTAAGCCTCTGCGGACACACCATCGCGGAGCAGTATATTGATGGAAGGGTCGTCAAGTAA
- a CDS encoding RNA polymerase sigma factor, translated as MKKDDVKLIQRILAGDEKAFENLIQKYQRQVHARALRKIGDFQIAEDITQETFLRVYQKLDTLNHPAQFSKWLYAIVDRLCIAWFRKNRLQIRSLEEVHISEIEGAAYSRYIATEHAKATTEVQRDLVKKLLAELKESDREVITLHYFEEMTSSEIGETLGVSENTIKSRIRRARQRLRKYAFMIREALEITTEGEHYTQSQLEGETTMTKEVRDESKLRASLEEMQRQIADLQEQLQVIADESDAFLKAEKREAVSTLCRLPQNGEEPIAWCYGGSYRTTGGKKSNRFSLWTTSVDNFLSSVPDAEIANLASLFTNPTIVAILRQLVEGKKSIEDLAKGCDASVHEIEKAVEMLIDAMLAARGEDNCIEPKHDAVFYFLNFVGMTRVHLNPTDH; from the coding sequence ATGAAAAAAGACGATGTTAAACTCATCCAGCGTATACTTGCGGGTGACGAGAAGGCTTTTGAGAATTTGATTCAAAAGTATCAACGGCAGGTTCATGCCCGGGCGTTGCGGAAAATAGGGGATTTTCAGATTGCCGAGGATATTACACAGGAGACTTTTCTGCGAGTTTACCAGAAACTTGACACGCTAAACCATCCAGCACAGTTTTCAAAGTGGCTATATGCGATTGTAGATCGCCTTTGTATCGCATGGTTCCGAAAAAACCGACTACAAATCAGGTCGCTGGAAGAAGTTCACATCTCGGAAATAGAGGGAGCGGCGTACTCTCGGTATATCGCAACGGAACATGCAAAAGCGACTACCGAAGTGCAACGCGATCTCGTCAAAAAACTGCTTGCGGAATTGAAGGAGAGTGACCGCGAGGTTATCACGCTCCACTACTTTGAAGAGATGACCTCTTCAGAAATAGGCGAGACCTTAGGGGTCTCAGAGAATACGATTAAGAGTCGGATCCGTCGTGCAAGGCAACGATTAAGGAAGTATGCATTTATGATCCGAGAAGCACTCGAGATTACAACCGAAGGGGAACATTACACCCAAAGCCAATTAGAAGGAGAAACGACCATGACAAAGGAAGTCAGAGACGAATCCAAACTTAGGGCAAGTCTTGAAGAAATGCAGCGTCAGATTGCCGATTTGCAGGAGCAACTTCAGGTTATCGCAGATGAATCGGATGCCTTTCTTAAGGCTGAGAAACGGGAAGCGGTATCAACATTATGTCGGCTCCCCCAGAATGGTGAGGAACCTATTGCGTGGTGTTATGGGGGTAGTTACCGCACCACCGGCGGAAAAAAGTCAAATCGCTTCTCGCTCTGGACCACCAGTGTTGATAATTTTTTATCAAGCGTACCGGATGCCGAGATTGCGAATCTTGCGAGTCTCTTCACAAATCCCACCATCGTCGCTATTTTGAGACAACTCGTAGAAGGGAAAAAATCGATTGAGGACCTTGCAAAGGGATGTGATGCCTCAGTGCATGAGATCGAAAAAGCCGTAGAGATGTTAATCGATGCGATGTTAGCGGCTCGTGGAGAGGACAATTGCATCGAACCTAAACACGATGCTGTGTTCTATTTCCTGAACTTCGTGGGTATGACAAGGGTCCATCTGAACCCAACAGACCACTAA